From the Cryptomeria japonica chromosome 2, Sugi_1.0, whole genome shotgun sequence genome, one window contains:
- the LOC131069321 gene encoding LEAF RUST 10 DISEASE-RESISTANCE LOCUS RECEPTOR-LIKE PROTEIN KINASE-like 1.2 — MPMDAILAHFTSIHSPVHHTMSRFDLLYTFIFYTLLLSGALCANPNYTSCSYNQTCGGIGILYPFGLRGSGCGLPSFQIDCVDERRVIEIGSHKYTVVDVFLDNHTSTIVDEKYFQLCTSSYDSFDGINDSSAFYNITEQSFSLKILKCGSGTLCLLDGVLSPSLSCTSEEVTVKGAIAHWNITNNPLYKNCRSCESSGGWCGYNVSDEGKFLCFCEDATHPNRCPVPQGKKSSNLGPVIGGVSGGLALLLIGGFLICKIRKRRRRNLSHSPTLIAKEVEYSESRDIEAGVQQKIGNLPIFSYEILKQATSDFAEEKMLGDGGFGSVYLGKLPDGRAVAIKRMYQDNWRRHDQFITEVQILSSLHHPNLVRLYGCTSPEGKDLLLVYEYVKNGTVADHLHGEKKGISLNWPTRLKISVETAHALAFLHKQEPPVLHRDVKTTNILVDEYFKVKVADFGLSRFMPPDVTHVSTAPQGTPGYLDPEYYECFQLTEKSDVYSFGVVLVELFSSKLAVDINRTRKEISLANMALAKIREGALQELVDSSLGFNLDNEVRSSITAVAELAFRCLQASKDDRPDMDEIVAQLDQIDQNWMHVKSSASHSSFGSDGGKKAFSGVPPPSPTSVQDKWPSTETTPNNSA, encoded by the exons ATGCCGATGGATGCAATCCTTGCCCATTTTACTTCAATACATTCACCCGTCCATCACACAATGTCTCGTTTTGATCTCCTTTATACCTTCATTTTCTACACCCTTTTGCTCTCTGGTGCGCTATGCGCAAACCCTAATTATACTTCTTGCAGTTACAATCAAACATGTGGCGGTATAGGAATCCTATATCCTTTCGGTTTGCGGGGAAGTGGATGTGGTCTGCCAAGCTTTCAGATCGACTGTGTAGATGAACGTCGTGTAATCGAAATTGGAAGCCACAAATACACAGTCGTAGATGTCTTTCTCGATAATCATACCTCAACAATTGTGGACGAGAAGTATTTCCAATTGTGCACATCTTCATATGATAGCTTTGATGGGATAAATGACAGCAGTGCCTTTTATAACATCACAGAACAGAGCTTTAGTCTGAAAATCCTCAAGTGTGGCAGTGGCACGCTATGTTTACTCGATGGTGTGTTGTCACCTTCGTTGTCATGTACTTCGGAAGAAGTGACTGTTAAAGGGGCAATAGCACATTGGAATATTACAAATAACCCATTATATAAGAACTGTCGCAGTTGTGAATCAAGCGGTGGTTGGTGTGGGTACAATGTTTCCGATGAAGGGAAGTTCCTTTGTTTCTGCGAGGATGCAACCCATCCAAATCGATGCCCAGTTCCACAAG GAAAGAAGAGCTCAAACTTAGGTCCTGTAATAG GTGGTGTCAGTGGAGGATTGGCATTGTTGTTGATAGGAGGATTCCTGATATGTAAAATTCGAAAACGGAGGAGGAGGAACCTTTCTCATAGCCCAACTCTTATTGCAAAAGAGGTTGAATATAGCGAAAGCAGGGATATAGAAGCAGGGGTACAACAGAAAATAGGGAATTTGCCCATTTTCTCCTATGAAATCCTGAAACAGGCAACAAGCGACTTCGCCGAGGAAAAAATGCTTGGAGACGGTGGGTTTGGATCCGTGTATCTGGGAAAACTTCCTGATGGGCGAGCAGTCGCTATAAAAAGAATGTATCAGGACAACTGGAGAAGGCATGACCAGTTTATCACTGAGGTCCAGATTTTGTCATCCCTGCACCATCCAAATCTGGTACGTCTCTATGGTTGCACTTCTCCAGAGGGCAAAGATCTGCTTCTTGTTTATGAATATGTGAAGAACGGTACTGTGGCAGAtcatctccatggagaaaagaaaGGGATAAGCTTAAATTGGCCAACACGTTTAAAAATCAGCGTGGAAACAGCCCATGCCTTGGCATTTCTTCACAAACAAGAGCCCCCTGTACTACACAGAGATGTAAAGACCACAAACATTCTTGTAGATGAGTATTTCAAGGTAAAAGTTGCAGATTTTGGGCTTTCCAGGTTTATGCCTCCGGATGTAACCCATGTCTCAACTGCTCCACAGGGCACTCCGGGCTACCTTGATCCAGAATACTATGAATGCTTTCAGCTCACAGAAAAATCAGATGTCTACAGCTTTGGTGTGGTGTTAGTAGAATTGTTCTCTTCAAAATTGGCTGTAGATATAAATAGGACTAGAAAAGAAATTTCCCTGGCTAATATGGCTTTAGCAAAGATCAGAGAAGGTGCTTTGCAGGAGCTTGTAGATTCTAGTTTAGGCTTTAATCTTGATAATGAGGTAAGATCATCTATCACAGCAGTTGCAGAGTTGGCCTTCAGATGCCTCCAGGCCTCCAAGGATGATAGACCAGATATGGATGAAATTGTTGCTCAGCTTGACCAAATAGACCAAAATTGGATGCATGTTAAAAGCTCTGCTTCTCACTCGTCTTTCGGTAGCGATGGAGGAAAGAAAGCTTTCAGCGGTGTGCCCCCTCCCTCTCCCACTTCTGTTCAGGATAAGTGGCCAAGCACCGAAACGACTCCCAACAACAGTGCGTAA
- the LOC131069322 gene encoding LEAF RUST 10 DISEASE-RESISTANCE LOCUS RECEPTOR-LIKE PROTEIN KINASE-like 1.2 — MEALQMVLILLQPHALRLSRFLFFVGILLSCLAFHCNEACDVFSCGDYSLDFPFGLFGSGCGDPKLQVKCDNATKMPLITIGGYQYYIREPHIFSPAAVVPDSYPTMMILFKQFEQDACNFSDSVYDQFWSAKQFHIVDGYANITLSTFCTGSYGEPYSPNLMCNEHKYYNDSLPGSNIVCESDFRIAVNETDLKLGKRLPQITGEGINITWYASKDCEDCETDSRNCTHLISSSFCYCDAMSYSQCSSGKSSKNAIILGSSIGGGVALAAAVLVLFLFFRVKRRKQFATRDLPNDFRKHKGNDMEGGQQRHMIGNLPIFSFEELQQATDFFDEKNELGDGGFGAVYLGKLIDGRMVAVKKLYQQNSRRIDQFVNEVEIFANMNHPNLVRLYGCTEPNSPVLLLVYEFLPNGTLADHLHGSRKRPNGLPWGVRLNIAIDTAQALAYLHSINPPVFHRDVKSTNILLDEYFRAKVADFGLSRLVPVDVSHVTTAPQGTPGYVDPEYHECFQLTEKSDVYSFGVVLVELISAKLAVDVTRKRNEISLAIMAVNKIKIGALQELVDPDLGIEANPEVKDMVSAVAELAFNCLANNRDIRPDMREVTSRLEQIKELHIKYLQEQPHSFSKQSIKSNGVALPPSPTSVQERWPSITSDKSP; from the exons ATGGAAGCACTTCAGATGGTTCTCATTCTTCTCCAACCCCACGCTCTGCGTTTAAGCCGCTTCCTCTTCTTTGTCGGAATTTTGCTATCATGCTTGGCCTTTCACTGTAATGAAGCGTGTGATGTTTTCAGCTGTGGGGATTACAGTTTGGATTTTCCATTTGGTCTGTTTGGCAGCGGCTGCGGTGACCCTAAGCTTCAGGTAAAGTGTGATAATGCAACGAAGATGCCTCTAATTACTATCGGTGGCTACCAATACTACATACGGGAGCCCCACATTTTCTCCCCGGCAGCAGTGGTACCAGACTCTTACCCTACCATGATGATATTATTCAAGCAATTTGAGCAAGATGCATGCAATTTCTCAGATAGCGTCTATGATCAATTCTGGAGTGCCAAACAATTCCATATTGTAGATGGATACGCAAATATAACACTGTCAACATTTTGCACTGGGTCGTATGGAGAACCGTACTCGCCCAATTTGATGTGTAATGAACATAAATACTATAATGACAGTCTTCCAGGTTCGAACATAGTTTGTGAATCGGACTTCAGGATTGCCGTGAATGAAACTGACTTAAAATTGGGAAAACGTCTGCCTCAGATTACTGGCGAAGGGATCAATATAACGTGGTATGCTAGCAAAGATTGTGAGGATTGCGAGACAGATTCCAGAAACTGCACTCATCTAATAAGCTCATCTTTCTGCTATTGCGATGCTATGTCCTATTCACAATGCTCCAGTG GAAAGTCGAGTAAGAATGCCATTATTTTAG GTTCATCCATTGGAGGCGGCGTTGCTCTGGCAGCAGCAGTACTAGTCCTGTTTTTATTCTTTCGTGTGAAGAGAAGAAAGCAATTCGCTACCAGGGACCTTCCTAATGATTTTAGAAAACATAAAGGAAACGACATGGAAGGGGGTCAGCAGAGGCATATGATTGGCAATTTGCCAATTTTTTCATTTGAAGAACTTCAACAGGCCACAGATTTCTTCGACGAAAAGAACGAACTTGGAGATGGAGGGTTTGGTGCTGTCTATTTGGGGAAACTCATTGACGGACGAATGGTAGCAGTAAAGAAGCTTTATCAGCAAAATTCTAGAAGGATTGATCAATTTGTCAATGAGGTAGAGATCTTTGCCAATATGAATCATCCCAACCTTGTTCGTCTTTATGGCTGTACTGAGCCAAATAGTCCAGTGCTGCTGCTTGTTTACGAGTTCCTGCCGAATGGAACCCTAGCCGACCATCTTCACGGCAGCAGAAAAAGGCCTAACGGTTTGCCTTGGGGAGTTCGTCTAAACATTGCCATAGATACTGCCCAAGCCTTAGCCTACCTACACAGTATCAATCCCCCTGTTTTTCACAGAGACGTAAAATCCACCAATATTCTCTTAGATGAATATTTCAGGGCAAAAGTTGCAGATTTTGGCCTTTCCAGATTGGTGCCTGTGGATGTCTCACACGTTACCACTGCTCCACAAGGCACGCCCGGGTATGTTGATCCTGAATACCATGAATGCTTTCAGCTCACAGAAAAGTCTGATGTTTACAGCTTTGGGGTTGTATTGGTGGAGCTTATATCTGCTAAATTAGCCGTGGATGTGACAAGAAAAAGAAATGAGATCAGCCTCGCTATCATGGCAGTGAACAAGATAAAAATTGGAGCTTTGCAAGAACTGGTAGATCCTGATTTGGGGATTGAGGCGAATCCTGAGGTGAAGGACATGGTTAGTGCGGTCGCTGAATTGGCATTCAATTGCCTTGCAAACAACAGGGATATCAGACCAGACATGAGGGAGGTTACATCTCGTCTTGAGCAAATCAAAGAGTTGCATATAAAGTATCTCCAAGAACAGCCACACTCATTCAGCAAGCAATCCATCAAGTCCAACGGTGTGGCGCTGCCACCATCCCCTACTTCTGTACAGGAAAGATGGCCCAGCATCACCTCCGACAAAAGTCCCTAA